The sequence below is a genomic window from Aerosakkonema funiforme FACHB-1375.
TAAATCTAAAGCAATTGGATACCGAGCTAGGTGTTGTGATATTACAGTACTAATGCTGAGTTTAAATTGGCAGTTGAGGTAGTTCGATTTACAAGAGTGAGACATCTTTTTTCGCGGGAGGACAAGGAATTTATGGTGGTGCAACTCGAAAAATTAACGGCTTCTGACAAAAATATAGAAAGCGAAAAAGTTTTAACTGCTCAGGTTTATAGCAAGTTGTTAAAACCGGAATTTCTCTCCCGTTGGAAACGAAAAGCGAGTGACTGGCGCTTCCAGCAAAAAATCGGTCAGGGGTATTTTTTAGCGATTGCAATTGCCTTTTTTGGCTCATTTAGCGGACTGGTAATGGCAGACTATTACCAGGGAAAAGAAATAAAGCAACTAGCTGACGATCGGGCGCAATCGCAACTTTTGAGTGAATTCAAAGAGGCGACAATAAAGACGGAATTGCAGACTTCGCGATTAGCTAGTGTATTGGAGTCGGATTTAGGACGATTGCAAACAGAAAAAACCCGCTTTCGCGAAGCTATGGCCCAAAGCAAGAAATTGCGGGATAAAATTGCACGCTATGTTGAAAGCAATCCCTCTCGGTCAGCCGCAGATCCCGCGACGATGAAGGCTTTATTGCAGGCTTACGGAACAAAGTTAGAATCCTACAGACAAACTACCGAGTCAATTTTGCAGCAGCTCGATCGCTTGCCATTATCGCCAGAGGCGGTAAAATCGCTACACAAGCAGCTAGAGAAGATGGTGGTAGGGCCAGAAGCGATCGGCTGGGAACGCCTGCGCGGGGAATTGACAAACATCCTTCAAATCGCTCGCGATCGCGAACGACAAGGGGAAATGGCCATAGAAGATGCACAACGACTGCAAAAACAGATTATTATCCTGAGTATGCTGCTATCGGTAGCGATCGCCTCAATTGTGGCATACCGTAGCAGTCGTGCGATCGCCAAACCGGTCGTCAGTGTAACAGAAGTAGCCGAGCAAGTGGCGAGAGAGTCTAATTTCGACTTGCGAGTTCCCGTAACTACAAAAGATGAAATCGGCTCATTAGCAATTTCTTTCAATCATTTGATCGAACGGGTAGCCGATCGCACCAAAGAACTGGAAATAGCTAAAGAATTAGCTGAAGCTTCTAACAAAGCTAAAAGCCAGTTTATCGCCAATATGAGTCACGAGTTGCGGACACCGTTAAATGCGATCGTAGGCTTGAGCCAACTGCTCAAAGAAGACGCCCAAGAACTCAATTTAGACGAGGCAGAATTTGTCAGCGATCTCCAATCAATCAACTCAGCCGGCAAACATTTGCTGGCATTGATTAACGACATTCTCGACTTGTCGAAAATTGAAGCGGGAAAAATGACTCTCTACCCGGAGACATTTGCGCTCAAGAATATCGTTAATAACGTTGTCACTACAGTTAAGCCCTTGGTGGAAAAAAATGTCAATGTCTTAGAGATTATTTGCGACGAAGACCTGGGCATCATGTACGCCGACCAAACTAAAGTGCAGCAGATCTTGTTCAATCTGCTCAGCAACGCTGCCAAATTTACGGTACACGGTAAAGTAAAGCTGACAGTTACCCGCGAATCGC
It includes:
- a CDS encoding ATP-binding protein, encoding MQLEKLTASDKNIESEKVLTAQVYSKLLKPEFLSRWKRKASDWRFQQKIGQGYFLAIAIAFFGSFSGLVMADYYQGKEIKQLADDRAQSQLLSEFKEATIKTELQTSRLASVLESDLGRLQTEKTRFREAMAQSKKLRDKIARYVESNPSRSAADPATMKALLQAYGTKLESYRQTTESILQQLDRLPLSPEAVKSLHKQLEKMVVGPEAIGWERLRGELTNILQIARDRERQGEMAIEDAQRLQKQIIILSMLLSVAIASIVAYRSSRAIAKPVVSVTEVAEQVARESNFDLRVPVTTKDEIGSLAISFNHLIERVADRTKELEIAKELAEASNKAKSQFIANMSHELRTPLNAIVGLSQLLKEDAQELNLDEAEFVSDLQSINSAGKHLLALINDILDLSKIEAGKMTLYPETFALKNIVNNVVTTVKPLVEKNVNVLEIICDEDLGIMYADQTKVQQILFNLLSNAAKFTVHGKVKLTVTRESHNYKDPKSSEWICFRVQDTGIGISYEQQQRLFQPFTQADASTTKKYGGTGLGLAICRHFCQMMGGEIFVESKVGQGSTFTVCLPVGIVDESLPASCTANLAN